TCCTGCTCTGGGAGCGGGCGTACGCCCGCCGGGGTCTGTCCCCGATCGTCCATCTGGACCTGTTCCGCCTGGCGTCGTACCGCAACGGCATCCTCATCGCCGCGGTGTACTTCGCCGGCCTTCCCGCGAGCTTCCTGGTCACGACGCTGTTCCTCCAGGAGGGACTCCACGCGCAACCGCTCGCCGCCGGCCTGGTGAGCGTGCCCTTCGCCCTCGGCGCCGCCGTGTCGGCGTTCGTGGGCGGTCGGCTGGTCCAGCGATTCGGACGCGCCCTCGTCGTGGTCGGCCTGGTGATCGTCATCGTCGGGATCGGCGCGCTGCTGGCCTCGGCGACCCTGGCGCCCCCGTCCTCCGCGGAGTGGTTCATGGCCGCCTCGACGCTGGTCGGCGGAATCGGCGGCGGCTTCGTCATCTCGCCGAACCAGACGCTCACCCTGTCGGAGGTGCCGCCGGAGGAGGGCAGCGCCGCCGGCTCCATCGCCCAGCTGGGTCAGCGGGTCGGCACGGCCGTCGGCGTCGCGCTGGTGACGGCCGTGTTCTTCGCCATGGTCCCGGGCGGCGGCGACCATCCGGTCGGGCAGTACCACGACGCCGTCCGTGCGGGCTACCTGGTGACGCTGGCGCTGCTCGCGGTCGCGCTCGTCGTGGGGCTGGTGGACCTGCGGGAGCGGCACAAGGCCGGGAAGACGGGCGTCTGACCCCTGTCCGGCCGCTCCGGGCTACTGCGGGTAGGGCGTCTCCCCGCGCTCCAGCATCGCCACCAGCTTCGCGAGGCGGTTGGCGCGGCTGGTCGTGCTCGGAGCGGTGATCACGCGGTGGAGCACCGCGTACCGGTTCTGTGCGTTCAGCCGCTGGAACCCTTCGGCGGCGGCCGGGGATGCGGCGAGCGCCGCCTGGAGGTCCTCGGGCACCTCGGCCGATGCCGAGCCGGCGTACGCGCGCTCCCAGCGGCCGTCCGCCCGGGCGCGCTCGATCTCGGCCTGGCCGCTCGGGCGCATCCGGCCCTCGGCGGTGAGGGTGGCGACCAGGCCGATGTTGCGCTGCGACCACAGGGACGACTTCCGCCTCGGGGTGTAGCGCTGCACGAAGGTGGTCTCGTCGCGCGAGCGCCGCCGACCGTCGATCCAGCCGCTGCACAGCGCCTCGGCGAGCGCGTCGCTGTAGGTGAGCGAGGTCGGGTCGGTCGTCCCCTTCTTGGCGAGGACGAGCCAGACGCCGTCGGAGGTGAGCTCGTTGTCGTCAAGCCAGGCGCGCCACGCGGCGGCATCGGCCACGATCAGGTGGTCGGTGTCCGGCTGCGCCATGGCTGCCACTATTCCTCATGCCTATGACGCCGCGCCAGGGGCGGGAAGCCAGGATCGGGATGCCCGGGGGGACTAGTCGTCGCCCGGTGCCCGATCGTCGGCGCCCAGGCCGAACGGCCGGGTGAGCGCATCCACCCGCTCCCGCAGGTACGCGGTGACCGCGAGGTTGTCCGGTTCGGGAGTCTCGGTGTTCGCGGTCTCCACCATCAGCACCGACCCCGGGCCCAGCAGGAACGTGGCGTCCACGTCGTTTCCGTCGGAGCCGAGCGCGCGCAGGGTCACCGCGTCGGCCCCGCCGCTCTGGCCGAGGGCCGTCGCGTACCTCATCAAGAGGTCCGCCGCTTCATCGCCTATCAGCAGGGACTGGTCCGCATAGGTCACGTGCCTCATGGGGAGGACGGTAGGCCCGATCCGCCGACGCGCAGGCGGTTGACATCACGGGAGACGGTGGCTCCGCGCGGCGCGCCGGGTCAGGGCGTGAGCACCACCTTGATGCAGCCGTCCTCCTTGTCTCGGAACACGTCGTACATGTGCGGCGCGTCCTCCAACGGGACCTTGTGGGTGACGAGGTCCTCGGTGCCGAGCGGGTCGGCCGGGTCCTCCACCAGCGGCAGGATCTCGTCGCGCCAGGCCTGCACGTTGCACTGCCCCATCCGGATCGTCACCTGCTTGTCGAAGAGGTTCATGAACGGCACCGGGTCGGCGACGCCGGCGTAGACACCGCTGAGGGAGACGGTCCCGCCGCGGCGGACGGCGTCGAACGCCAGCGTCATCGCGGCCATGCGGTCCACGCCGACGGTCGTCATCAGCTTCTGCGCGACCGCATCGGGCAGGAGTCCCACCGCCGACTGCGCGGCCGCCGTCGCGGGGTTGCCGTGCGCCTCCATCCCGACCGCGTCGACCACCGAGTCCGGACCGCGCCCGTCGGTCGCCTCGCGGAACCACGCCGGGATGTCGTCGCTCAGGTCGAACGTGTCGACGCCGTGCCGCTCCGCCATCGCGCGCCGCTCCGGGACCGGGTCGACCGCGATCACGCGGTGGCCGAGGTGCACGCCGATGCGGCTCACGAACTGGCCGACCGGCCCCAGTCCGATCACGCCAAGCACCCCGTGCTCGGGCAACTGCGCGTACTGCACGCCCTGCCACGCCGTCGGCAGGATGTCGCTCAGGAAGAGGTAGCGCTCGTCGGGCAGCTCGGAGCCGACCTTGTACGCGTTGAAGTCCGCCAGCGGAACGCGCAGCCGCTCGGCCTGTCCGCCGGGCACCGAACCGTACAGCTCCGTGTAGCCGTACAGGCTCGCCCCGGTGCCGTGATCGTAGTTCTGCGTCGTCTCGCACTGCGTCGTCAGGCCGCGCCGGCACATGAAGCACTCGCCGCACGCGATCACGAACGGGATGACCACCCGGTCGCCGACACCGAGGGTGCGCACCGCGGAGCCCACCTCCTCCACGATGCCCATCGGCTCGTGGCCGAGCACGTCGCCCTTGGCGAGGAACGGACCGAGCACGTCGTACAGGTGCAGGTCGCTGCCGCAGATGGCCGTGGAGGTGATGCGCACGATCACGTCCGTCGGCTCCTGGATGATCGGATCGGGGACGTCGACGACTTCGACCTTCTTGGTGGCCTGCCAGGTGAGTGCTCTCATGGACCGTTCATACGCCGAGGGCCGGTCGGACGCTACCGGTGGCGGCCGGGAAGAAAGCGTCGCGCCTCGGGGTTCGGAACCGTGAGGGGCGACGGTCGCCCCCGGAGGAAGGCGACGACATGGCGAACATCTCGATCATCGGAGGCACCGGGTTCACCGGATCGCACATCGCGGCGGAGGCCGCGTCCCGCGGACATCACGTGACCTCGCTGAGCCGCTCGGAGCCGAGCGAGCCCGTCGACGGCGTGACGTACCTGACCGGCTCGGCGGACGAGCCGGAGCAGGCGATCGACGGCGCCGACGTGATCGTCGCCACCGTCTCCCCGCGCGGCGACAGCGCCGGAACGCTCGGTCGGCGCTACGGCCGCCTCGCCGAGCTGGCGGCGGCATCCGGTGCTCGCCTGGTCGTCATCGGCGGGTTCAGTTCGCTGCGCCCGGCTCCTGACGCCCCTCGGTTCGCGGAGGGCGACGACATCCCGCCGCAGTTCGCCGACGAGGCGCGCGAGCTGAACGCGGTGCTCGGCGACCTGATCGACAACGCACCCGAGGGTCTGGACTGGTTGTTCGTCAGCCCGGCGGGCACCTACGGCGCGTACGCACCGCAGCAGGACCGGCGCGGCACCTACCGCGTGGGCGAGGACGTCGCACTCTTCGACGACGAGGGCGTGTCGATCATCGGCGGCGAGGACTTCGCCCAGGCGGTCATCGACGAGATCGAGACCCCGACCCGGAGCCGCTCGCAGATCCACTTCGTGTACTGACTCGCTCTGTCAGGGGGCGCTGGCGACGACCGCGTCGAGCTCTCCGAGGGTGAACCGCCACCCCTGGAGGTAGGACTCGGCGGGGGCGTCGTCCGCCCACGGCCCGGTGTGCCGCACGTTGAGGCCGGTCTGGTGACCGTCGCCGGTCAACCGCATCTCCACGGCTTCGTCCCTGCTGCTGCCGTCCTCGTCGCGCCACACCCAGGTGAACGCCAGCCGTTCCCTCGGCTCGACGGCCAGGTACGTGCCCTCGAGCACGATGCCCGCGGCCGGTGCGACGATGCGGTAGCCGCCGCCGGGGCGCACGTCGGCCTGGATCGTGACGTCGGGCCAGTGCCGCCACCACCAGCTGCGCAACCCCTCGGCGGTGCTCAGGGCATCCCACACGCGCGACCGGTCGGCGGCGATCGTCCGCGATAGGTCGAGCGGGCGGAGCGCCAGACGCTCCCAGGTGCTGCGGTTCGGTGCGGGTGGGTTCACCCCCTCCACCGAGTGCGCCAGGGAGTCGACCAGGTGCTCCCATGCGAAGCCGTCGGCGGCGACGGTCTCCGGACGGGCGATCCGATGACGCAGCTCGAGTGCGGTCCGGCCGGGACCCTCGGGCGTCCGCCGCGCCTCCAGGATGCTGCCGGGCTCCGAGTCCGCCGCCCACGACACGGCGACGGACGACCGGTCGCAGTGGAGCACGCGGCCGGCCGCGGACGCACCGGATCCCAGGTCGACGGTGAACGCGTCGCCGACGCCGGCGGGCGCTCCGCCGACGGTCCCCAGCCAGCGGGCCAGCCGCGGGAGGGACGTGCACGCGTCGCGCACCTCCTCCGGTGTCGCGTCGTACTCGCGGCGCAGCACGATCTCGGGCTGCTCGCGCGACCCGATCAGTGCGCGGACGATGCGGTCGTCCATCATTCCTCCTCGTCCGACTCATCCCCGGCCAGGCGACGCGGCGACCGGCCGCGCGCGAGCTCCGTCTCGAGCGCATCCATCCGCTGACCCCACAGGCCCGCGTACCGCTCCACCCACGCGGCGACCTCGTCGAGCGCTCCCGGCCGCAGCCGGTAGATGCGCTGGGAGCCGCGGCGCTCCGCCGTGACCACATCCGCCTCGCGCAGCACGCGGAGCTGGTTGGACACGGCCGGCTGCCCGATCCCGAACTCGCGCATCACGACGGCGCCCACGGCGCCCGCGGCCGCCTCCTCCTCCGCGAGCAGCTCGACCATCCGTCGCCGTACCGGGTCGGCGAGAAGCGCGAACGAGTTCATGCGCCCATGATATCACTCTGTACTGATGCAACGAAGGCGCGGGTTGCCGACGCGGCGACCTGGTGGCACCGTTCATGACGTAGGGGAACGGGATCCGATGGACGGAGCGGAGACGGCATGGCGAAGCAGAAGAAACTCGAGAAGGCGGCCGAGAAGGCCCTCAAGCGGGCGGAAGACGCGGTCGCCGACGCCATCACCGCCGTGAAGCGGCTCGACAAGAAGAAGGCGAAGAAACGCGCGCACGCCCTCCGGAAGCAGGTCGCCCGGCTGGGCTCCGACAAGCCTGCCGCGCCCGAAGGGAAAGCCGATGCCGACCCCGCCACCGTCCCGGACCTCACCCCGCCCCTCCCGTCGGTGCGCGACGACCAGGTCGACACCGCTGCGGAGTTCGCCGGCTCGGCCGCCACCACGGCCCCGCACGATCCGGAGCTCGACCAGCTGACCGTTCAGGCGCTGCGGGATGCGGCCCGCGCCCGCGGACTCCGGAACGTCTCAAAGCTCAGCAAGGGGCAGCTGATCGAGCGTCTCAGCGAATGACATCCTGAAACCTGACCCCGCGCGGGAGACGGCGCACGTTTCCGGGTTTACGTTGGCAGTCAGGGAAGGAGACCACGTGGACGACGAGGCACTCGAGGTGACGGAGCAGGACACGCAAGCTGGAGGGGCGACGGAGACTCTGCCGGAGACGGAGGAGGCCGAGGAGGCCGTCCCCGAGATGCAGGAGATCACGTACGACGAGCAGCTGTATCCCGCACGCCCTCGCCGCCTGCGTCCGCGCGCGAATCTGCGCGGCGGCAGCATCCGCCGCACCTTCTCCGACCCGCGAGCGGCGAACGGGCAGAACCCGGCGTACGTGGAGTGGCTGGTCCGCCAGTCGATGCTGAAGGATGCGGATGTGCTGAGCCGTCAGCTGTCCGGCTCCCCCAGCATGTGGCGAAACCCGTACGCCCGGCCGGACGCGCGCCGCGCGGTCTCGACCTCGGACGTGTGGTTCACCGCGTACCCGATCTCGCTGATCACGCGCCCGCACGAGTCGTTCCTGACCGCTCTGGCCGACCCGGAGCTGTGGTCGGCGTTCGAGCGGATCGGGATCAACGGCGTCCACACCGGTCCGGTGAAGCGGGCCGGCGGCATCCGCGGCTGGCAGGAGACGCCGAGCGTCGACGGACACTTCGACCGCATCGGCACGCAGATCGACCCGGCGTTCGGCGACGAGGAGACGTTCCGCCGGATGACGGACGTGGCCGAGGAGCACGGCGGCGTCGTCATCGACGACATCGTCCCGGGCCACACCGGCAAGGGCGCGGACTTCCGCCTCGCCGAGATGGCGTACAAGGACTACCCCGGGATCTACCACATGGTCGAGATCCCGCCGGACGAGTGGCACCTGCTCCCCGAGGTGCCGGACGGCCGTGACTCGGTGAACCTGGACGAGTCGACCGAGGCGGCGCTCGCCGACCGCGGGTACATCATCGGCGAGTTGCAGCGCGTCATCTTCTTCGCCCCCGGCGTCAAGGAGACGAACTGGAGTGCGACAGCCCCCGTCATCGGGGTCGACGGCATCACCCGCCGCTGGGTGTACCTCCACTACTTCAAGGAGGGCCAGCCGTCGGTGAACTGGCTCGACCCGACCTTCTCGGGCATGCGCCTGGTGATCGGCGACGCGCTGCACTCCCTCGGCGATCTGGGCACGAGCGCCCTGCGGCTGGATGCGAACGGCTTCCTCGGCGTGGAGAAGAGTGCCGAAGGGATGCCCGCCTGGTCGGAGGGGCACCCGCTCTCGCACGCGGCGAACCACATCATCGCGGGCATGGTGCGCAAGGTCGGCGGGTTCACCTTCCAGGAGCTGAACCTGACGGTCGAGGACATCCGCGACACCGGCGCGGTCGGCGCCGACCTGTCGTACGACTTCATCAACCGTCCCGCCTACCACCACGCTCTCGCGACCGGCGACACCGAGTTCCTGCGGCTGACGCTGCGCACGTCGCTGGAGCTGGGCGTCGAGCCGGTCTCCCTGGTGCACGGCATGCAGAACCACGACGAGCTCACCTACGAACTCGTGCACTGGGCGACGCTGCACCAGAACCAGGTGTACACGTTCCGCGGCGAGGAGATCACCGGCGGCGAGCTGGCCCACCGCATCCGCCAGGACCTCGTCGACGCCATCACCGAGCCGACCGCGGACTACAACCTCGTCTTCACGACCAACGGGATCGCCTGCACGTCCGCGTCGCTGATCGCGGCGACGCAGGGACACGCCACCCTGGAGTCGATCACCGAGAACGACATCCCGGCGATCCGTGACGCGCACCTGCTGCTCGCGGCCTTCAACGCCTGGCAGCCCGGCGTGTTCGCGCTGTCGGGATGGGACCTGCTCGGTTCGCTGACCATTCCGCGCTCCGAGGTGGCCGACCTGATCGCGGAGGGCGACACCCGCTGGGTGGAGCGCGGCGCTCACGACCTGCTCGGCGTGGCGCCGGAGGCGGAGCGGTCGGCGTCCGGGATGCCGCGGGCGCGCTCCCTGTACGGCACGCTGCCCGAGCAGCTCGGCACGCGCGACTCGTTCGCGAGCCGTCTGGGCGCGCTGCTGCGCATCCGGAACCGCTGGGGCATCGCCACGGCCCGTCAGGTGGACGTGCCCGACGTCGCGCATCCCGGGATGCTGGTCATGGTGCACGAGCTGGAGTCGGTGGATGAGCAGGGCCTGCCGATCGTGCAGCTGACCGTGCTCAACATGACGGGCGACGCAGTGGAGGGCACCGTCCGTTCGGAGGCGCTCCCCCACCGCGCGCTGGTCGTGGATGCGGCCGACGACAG
This region of Leifsonia sp. fls2-241-R2A-40a genomic DNA includes:
- a CDS encoding YdeI/OmpD-associated family protein, whose translation is MAQPDTDHLIVADAAAWRAWLDDNELTSDGVWLVLAKKGTTDPTSLTYSDALAEALCSGWIDGRRRSRDETTFVQRYTPRRKSSLWSQRNIGLVATLTAEGRMRPSGQAEIERARADGRWERAYAGSASAEVPEDLQAALAASPAAAEGFQRLNAQNRYAVLHRVITAPSTTSRANRLAKLVAMLERGETPYPQ
- a CDS encoding alcohol dehydrogenase catalytic domain-containing protein, with the translated sequence MRALTWQATKKVEVVDVPDPIIQEPTDVIVRITSTAICGSDLHLYDVLGPFLAKGDVLGHEPMGIVEEVGSAVRTLGVGDRVVIPFVIACGECFMCRRGLTTQCETTQNYDHGTGASLYGYTELYGSVPGGQAERLRVPLADFNAYKVGSELPDERYLFLSDILPTAWQGVQYAQLPEHGVLGVIGLGPVGQFVSRIGVHLGHRVIAVDPVPERRAMAERHGVDTFDLSDDIPAWFREATDGRGPDSVVDAVGMEAHGNPATAAAQSAVGLLPDAVAQKLMTTVGVDRMAAMTLAFDAVRRGGTVSLSGVYAGVADPVPFMNLFDKQVTIRMGQCNVQAWRDEILPLVEDPADPLGTEDLVTHKVPLEDAPHMYDVFRDKEDGCIKVVLTP
- a CDS encoding NAD(P)H-binding protein, translated to MANISIIGGTGFTGSHIAAEAASRGHHVTSLSRSEPSEPVDGVTYLTGSADEPEQAIDGADVIVATVSPRGDSAGTLGRRYGRLAELAAASGARLVVIGGFSSLRPAPDAPRFAEGDDIPPQFADEARELNAVLGDLIDNAPEGLDWLFVSPAGTYGAYAPQQDRRGTYRVGEDVALFDDEGVSIIGGEDFAQAVIDEIETPTRSRSQIHFVY
- a CDS encoding SRPBCC family protein, with protein sequence MDDRIVRALIGSREQPEIVLRREYDATPEEVRDACTSLPRLARWLGTVGGAPAGVGDAFTVDLGSGASAAGRVLHCDRSSVAVSWAADSEPGSILEARRTPEGPGRTALELRHRIARPETVAADGFAWEHLVDSLAHSVEGVNPPAPNRSTWERLALRPLDLSRTIAADRSRVWDALSTAEGLRSWWWRHWPDVTIQADVRPGGGYRIVAPAAGIVLEGTYLAVEPRERLAFTWVWRDEDGSSRDEAVEMRLTGDGHQTGLNVRHTGPWADDAPAESYLQGWRFTLGELDAVVASAP
- a CDS encoding metalloregulator ArsR/SmtB family transcription factor, giving the protein MNSFALLADPVRRRMVELLAEEEAAAGAVGAVVMREFGIGQPAVSNQLRVLREADVVTAERRGSQRIYRLRPGALDEVAAWVERYAGLWGQRMDALETELARGRSPRRLAGDESDEEE
- the treS gene encoding maltose alpha-D-glucosyltransferase, which translates into the protein MQEITYDEQLYPARPRRLRPRANLRGGSIRRTFSDPRAANGQNPAYVEWLVRQSMLKDADVLSRQLSGSPSMWRNPYARPDARRAVSTSDVWFTAYPISLITRPHESFLTALADPELWSAFERIGINGVHTGPVKRAGGIRGWQETPSVDGHFDRIGTQIDPAFGDEETFRRMTDVAEEHGGVVIDDIVPGHTGKGADFRLAEMAYKDYPGIYHMVEIPPDEWHLLPEVPDGRDSVNLDESTEAALADRGYIIGELQRVIFFAPGVKETNWSATAPVIGVDGITRRWVYLHYFKEGQPSVNWLDPTFSGMRLVIGDALHSLGDLGTSALRLDANGFLGVEKSAEGMPAWSEGHPLSHAANHIIAGMVRKVGGFTFQELNLTVEDIRDTGAVGADLSYDFINRPAYHHALATGDTEFLRLTLRTSLELGVEPVSLVHGMQNHDELTYELVHWATLHQNQVYTFRGEEITGGELAHRIRQDLVDAITEPTADYNLVFTTNGIACTSASLIAATQGHATLESITENDIPAIRDAHLLLAAFNAWQPGVFALSGWDLLGSLTIPRSEVADLIAEGDTRWVERGAHDLLGVAPEAERSASGMPRARSLYGTLPEQLGTRDSFASRLGALLRIRNRWGIATARQVDVPDVAHPGMLVMVHELESVDEQGLPIVQLTVLNMTGDAVEGTVRSEALPHRALVVDAADDSEVGTVDDLASFPVSVPAYGARFLVLQRTPADG